One Diceros bicornis minor isolate mBicDic1 chromosome 26, mDicBic1.mat.cur, whole genome shotgun sequence DNA segment encodes these proteins:
- the LOC131422202 gene encoding cytochrome P450 3A12-like, with product MDLIPSFSTESWVLLATSLVLLYLYGTYTHGLFKKLGIPGPTPLPFLGNILSYHKGSWNFDKKCFQKYGKMFGFYDGRQPVLAITDPDMIKTVLVKECYSVFTNRQPFGPVGFMKNAIALAMDEQWKRIRMLLSPTFTSGKLKEMFPIIGQYADVLVSNLRKAAEKGKLITLNDIFGAYSMDVITSTSFGVNIDSLNNPQDPFVENAKTLLRSDFFNPFFLLIIFFPFLTPVLEVLNISMFPRSVMDFFIKSVKRMKESRLKDKEKRVDFLQLMINSQNSKELDTHKALSDLELVAQSIIFIIAGYETTSSSLSFLMYLLATHPDVQQKLQEEIDATFPNKAPPTYDALVQMEYLDMVFNESLRLFPIVSRLQRVCKKDVEINGVFIPKGTLVMVPTFALHRASEFWPEPEEFRPERFSKKNKDSINPYLYLPFGTGPRNCIGMRFAVVNVKLAVVRMLQSFSFKPCKETQIPLKLGRREILQPQKPIVLKVESRDGTVSGA from the exons ATGGACCTGATCCCAAGCTTTTCCACAGAATCCTGGGTTCTCCTGGCTACCAGCCTGGTGCTCCTCTATCT GTATGGGACCTATACTCATGGACTTTTTAAGAAGCTGGGAATTCCTGGGCCGACACCTCTGCCTTTTTTGGGAAATATTCTAAGCTACCATAAA GGTTCTTGGAATTTTGACAAGAAATGTTTTCAAAAGTATGGAAAAATGTTTGG GTTTTACGATGGTAGACAGCCTGTGTTGGCTATCACAGATCCAGACATGATCAAAACAGTACTAGTGAAAGAATGTTATTCTGTCTTCACAAACCGGCAG CCTTTTGGTCCAGTGGGATTTATGAAAAATGCCATCGCTCTGGCTATGGATGAACAATGGAAGAGAATACGTATGTTGCTGTCTCCAACTTTCACCAGTGGAAAGCTCAAGGAG ATGTTCCCCATCATTGGCCAGTATGCAGACGTGTTGGTGAGTAACCTGAGGAAGGCAGCAGAGAAAGGCAAGCTCATCACCTTGAATGA CATCTTTGGGGCCTACAGCATGGATGTGATTACTAGCACATCATTTGGAGTGAACATCGATTCCCTCAACAACCCACAAGATCCCTTTGTGGAAAATGCCAAGACGCTCTTAAGATCTGATTTCTTCAATCCATTCTTTCTCTTAATAA tattctttccatttcttacaCCAGTTCTTGAAGTATTAAATATCTCTATGTTTCCAAGAAGTGTTATGGATTTTTTCATAAAATCTGTAAAAAGGATGAAAGAAAGTCGCCTCAAAGATAAGGAAAAG CGAGTGGATTTTCTTCAGCTGATGATTAACTCCCAGAATTCCAAAGAACTGGACACCCATAAAG CTCTGTCTGATCTGGAGCTTGTGGCCCAatctattatctttattattgctgGCTATGAGACCACTAGcagttctctttccttccttatgtATCTTTTGGCCACTCACCCTGATGTCCAGCAGAAGCTGCAGGAGGAGATTGATGCGACTTTTCCCAATAAG GCACCTCCCACATACGATGCTCTGGTACAGATGGAGTATCTTGACATGGTGTTCAACGAATCTCTCAGATTATTTCCAATTGTTAGTAGACTACAGAGGGTCTGTAAGAAAGATGTGGAAATCAATGGGGTGTTCATTCCCAAAGGGACACTGGTGATGGTGCCCACATTTGCTCTTCACCGAGCCTCGGAGTTCTGGCCAGAGCCTGAGGAGTTCCGTCCTGAAAG GTTCAGTAAGAAGAACAAGGATAGCATAAATCCTTACCTATACCTGCCCTTTGGAACTGGACCTCGCAACTGCATTGGCATGAGGTTCGCTGTTGTGAACGTGAAACTTGCTGTCGTCAGAATGCTGCAGAGCTTCTCCTTTAAACCTTGTAAAGAAACACAG ATCCCCCTGAAACTAGGCAGGCGAGAAATTCTTCAACCACAAAAACCCATTGTTCTGAAGGTTGAGTCCAGAGATGGGACAGTGAGTGGAGCCTGA